One stretch of Ornithinimicrobium ciconiae DNA includes these proteins:
- a CDS encoding aspartate aminotransferase family protein translates to MSLTTDPATQTTQPAPDPDRVASIKEMSRNHVFTSWSAQGGLDQLPLAGGEGAHFWDFEGNRYLDLTSQLVNVNIGYQHPKLVAAIQQAAGELATIAPGFDSQSRADAARMISERAPEGMSKVFFTNSGAEAVENAIRLARLHTGRHKLLAAYRSYHGATHGAISLTGEARRLGSEPSIPGVVHFWGPYLYRSSFHATTEQEESERALEHLRQTVQFEGPDRIAAIILESVVGSNGILVPPPGYLEGVRALCDEHGIMLIADEVMAGFARTGQWFAIQNWDVRPDLITFAKGVNSGYIPLGGVVISDEIAETFTERPYPGGLTYSGHALACASAVASMQIMEDEGILEHVRDLGERVIGPGLQALTEHSVVGDVRGLGMFWALELVSDKETREPLGAAEMAKIGRACKDAGVWPLIMANRIHVVPPCVITEDEAKQAIEVIGNALAGLT, encoded by the coding sequence ATGTCGTTGACCACTGACCCCGCCACCCAGACCACCCAGCCCGCCCCCGACCCGGACCGGGTCGCGAGCATCAAGGAGATGAGCCGCAATCACGTCTTCACGTCGTGGTCGGCCCAGGGCGGGCTCGACCAGCTGCCCCTCGCCGGCGGTGAGGGTGCCCACTTCTGGGACTTCGAGGGCAACCGCTATCTGGACCTGACCTCCCAGCTGGTGAACGTCAACATCGGCTACCAGCACCCCAAGCTGGTCGCGGCGATCCAGCAGGCCGCAGGGGAGCTGGCCACGATCGCACCGGGCTTTGACAGCCAGTCCCGCGCCGACGCCGCCCGGATGATCTCCGAGCGTGCCCCGGAGGGCATGTCGAAGGTCTTCTTCACCAACTCCGGCGCCGAGGCGGTGGAGAACGCGATCCGTCTGGCACGGCTGCACACCGGCCGGCACAAGCTGCTGGCGGCCTACCGCAGCTATCACGGCGCGACGCACGGCGCGATCTCGCTCACCGGCGAGGCCCGACGTCTGGGGTCCGAGCCCAGCATCCCCGGCGTCGTGCACTTCTGGGGGCCCTACCTCTACCGCTCGTCGTTCCACGCCACCACCGAGCAGGAGGAGAGTGAGCGGGCGCTGGAGCACCTGCGCCAGACCGTCCAGTTCGAGGGGCCGGACCGCATCGCCGCGATCATCCTGGAGTCGGTCGTCGGGTCCAACGGCATCCTCGTGCCGCCGCCGGGCTACCTCGAGGGCGTCCGCGCGCTGTGCGACGAGCACGGCATCATGCTGATCGCCGACGAGGTGATGGCCGGCTTCGCCCGCACGGGCCAGTGGTTCGCGATCCAGAACTGGGACGTGCGTCCCGACCTGATCACCTTCGCCAAGGGCGTCAACTCCGGCTACATCCCCCTCGGTGGGGTCGTCATCTCCGACGAGATCGCCGAGACCTTCACCGAGCGACCCTACCCGGGCGGACTGACCTACTCCGGCCACGCCCTCGCGTGCGCCTCGGCGGTGGCCTCGATGCAGATCATGGAGGACGAGGGCATCCTGGAGCACGTCCGGGACCTGGGCGAGCGCGTCATCGGCCCCGGGCTGCAGGCGCTCACCGAGCATTCGGTCGTCGGCGACGTCCGGGGCCTGGGGATGTTCTGGGCGCTGGAGCTGGTGTCCGACAAGGAGACACGGGAGCCGTTGGGCGCTGCGGAGATGGCTAAGATCGGGCGCGCCTGCAAGGACGCGGGCGTCTGGCCGCTCATCATGGCCAACCGGATCCACGTCGTTCCCCCGTGTGTGATCACCGAGGATGAGGCCAAGCAGGCCATCGAGGTCATCGGCAACGCGCTCGCGGGACTCACCTAA
- a CDS encoding cell wall-binding repeat-containing protein — protein MPSRAGAVLLAGVLGLALAAPALADPAIPDPATVDPALTGEIASTTSAAAPVLSLPLDRLSGADRYETSARISWSAFPHGADTVYLARGDIFADAIAAGSLTDGPILLVRSCGAVPAAVAAEIKRVDPDRVVALGGTGSICQGTLEQAAAGRDTDRVAGGDRFETAALIGQRAFPQGAQTVYLAEHRDSVDAVAGGTLTDGPILLVGNGSTAVPEHTLAAIEALDPQEVVALGGTVAVTDQALGVAGEGRHTDRVSGPDRYATSAAIADRAFPEGSSRTYLTNGVSVADAVVGGALTRGPILLVPGDCRVLTDPVWRRISTQPPTAKLVALGGPGAVCTEQLHTGGRLGVFSAMEAGDTARLYDLLTKAQPVSPLRYVPQDLVTWRSTSHKLRPETAQMLQALFDGATAADRGGLYVTSAYRSYATQQATYDYWVSVYGEEKASMLSARAGHSEHQLGLAADIAGPTCGGNCFGTSPEGKWVAANAHRYGFIIRYPQGGTPVTGYYYEPWHLRYVGPRAAWMMHVRDRDYWDTYQPVAVADGQF, from the coding sequence GTGCCGTCACGGGCCGGAGCGGTCCTCCTCGCCGGAGTCCTCGGACTGGCCCTGGCCGCGCCCGCTCTGGCCGACCCCGCCATCCCGGACCCGGCCACCGTCGACCCCGCCCTGACCGGTGAGATCGCGAGCACGACGTCGGCGGCGGCGCCCGTGCTCTCGCTGCCGCTTGACCGGCTCAGCGGTGCTGACCGTTATGAGACGTCCGCCAGGATCTCCTGGAGTGCCTTCCCGCACGGCGCCGACACCGTCTATCTCGCGCGCGGCGACATCTTCGCCGATGCCATCGCCGCCGGCTCGTTGACCGACGGTCCGATCCTGTTGGTCCGCAGCTGTGGTGCCGTCCCAGCTGCCGTCGCCGCAGAGATCAAGCGGGTCGATCCGGATCGGGTCGTGGCGCTCGGCGGCACCGGCTCGATCTGCCAGGGCACGCTCGAGCAGGCGGCAGCTGGCCGGGACACTGACCGGGTGGCGGGTGGCGACCGCTTCGAGACCGCTGCCCTGATCGGACAGCGCGCCTTCCCGCAGGGGGCGCAGACCGTCTATCTGGCCGAGCACCGCGACTCGGTCGACGCGGTCGCCGGTGGCACCCTCACCGACGGCCCGATCCTGCTGGTGGGCAACGGCTCCACGGCCGTGCCCGAGCACACGCTGGCAGCGATCGAGGCGCTCGACCCTCAGGAGGTGGTGGCTCTCGGCGGGACTGTTGCGGTCACGGACCAGGCCCTGGGGGTAGCCGGTGAGGGACGGCATACGGACCGCGTCTCCGGCCCGGACCGCTATGCCACCTCCGCGGCGATCGCTGACCGAGCCTTCCCTGAGGGCAGCAGCCGCACCTATCTGACCAACGGCGTCTCCGTCGCCGATGCGGTCGTCGGCGGGGCGCTGACCAGGGGACCGATCCTGCTGGTGCCCGGCGACTGCCGGGTGCTCACCGATCCGGTGTGGCGGCGCATCAGCACCCAGCCGCCGACCGCCAAGCTCGTCGCCCTCGGCGGACCCGGTGCCGTGTGCACCGAGCAGCTGCACACCGGAGGACGGCTCGGGGTCTTCTCCGCGATGGAGGCAGGGGACACCGCGCGCCTGTATGACCTGCTCACCAAGGCCCAGCCGGTCAGCCCGTTGCGGTATGTCCCGCAGGACCTGGTCACGTGGCGCAGCACCTCCCACAAGCTGCGCCCCGAGACCGCCCAGATGCTGCAGGCGCTCTTCGACGGCGCAACCGCCGCGGACCGCGGCGGCCTCTATGTCACCAGCGCGTATCGCTCCTACGCGACACAGCAGGCGACCTACGACTACTGGGTCTCGGTCTATGGCGAGGAGAAGGCCTCGATGCTCTCGGCGCGGGCAGGGCACAGCGAGCACCAACTGGGCCTGGCGGCCGACATCGCGGGCCCGACGTGCGGGGGCAACTGCTTCGGCACCAGCCCGGAGGGCAAGTGGGTGGCGGCCAACGCGCACCGCTACGGCTTCATCATCCGCTACCCGCAGGGTGGCACCCCCGTGACGGGTTACTACTACGAGCCCTGGCACCTGCGCTATGTCGGACCGCGGGCGGCCTGGATGATGCACGTGCGCGACCGGGACTACTGGGACACGTACCAGCCGGTCGCCGTCGCGGACGGCCAGTTCTAG
- a CDS encoding ABC transporter permease produces MIATIWAWLSDPANWAGPGGITAQTLEHLRLSFIALVVAAAIAVPIGLYVGHTGRGRVVLVNLVSAFRAIPSLGVLFIAALLLLPRLRGELAFELPSLIVLVLLGIPPILSGVYAGIQQVDPAARDAATGMGMTGWQRLWKVEVPCALPLIFSGLRSSMLQIIATATIAAVVGLGGLGRFLIDGQANRQYAEMAGGAVLVAVLALLVDAVFAVLQRMVVSPGLIRAR; encoded by the coding sequence ATGATCGCCACCATCTGGGCGTGGCTGTCCGACCCCGCCAACTGGGCCGGACCCGGCGGGATCACGGCGCAGACCCTCGAGCACCTGCGACTCTCCTTCATCGCCCTGGTCGTCGCCGCCGCGATCGCGGTCCCCATCGGGCTGTATGTCGGCCACACCGGTCGCGGACGCGTCGTCCTGGTCAACCTGGTCAGCGCCTTCCGGGCGATCCCCTCGCTGGGGGTGCTGTTCATCGCGGCCCTGCTCCTGCTGCCCCGGCTGCGGGGGGAACTGGCCTTCGAGCTGCCGAGCCTGATCGTGCTGGTGCTGCTCGGCATACCGCCGATCCTGTCCGGGGTCTATGCCGGCATCCAGCAGGTCGACCCGGCTGCCCGCGACGCCGCCACCGGCATGGGGATGACCGGCTGGCAACGGCTCTGGAAGGTCGAGGTGCCGTGCGCGCTGCCCCTGATCTTCTCGGGCCTGCGCTCCTCGATGCTGCAGATCATCGCGACGGCGACCATCGCGGCCGTGGTTGGCCTGGGCGGTCTGGGCCGCTTCCTGATCGACGGGCAGGCCAACCGTCAGTATGCCGAGATGGCCGGCGGTGCCGTCCTGGTCGCCGTCCTCGCCCTGCTCGTGGATGCCGTCTTTGCCGTGCTGCAGCGCATGGTGGTCTCACCAGGCCTGATCCGTGCCCGGTGA
- the dcd gene encoding dCTP deaminase: MLLSDRDICAQIDSGRVRLDPWDPSMVQPSSVDVRLDRYFRLFDNHKYPVIDPAQDQPELTRLVEVEPEESFVLHPGEFVLGSTYEEVSLPDDVAARVEGKSSLGRLGLLTHATAGFVDPGFTGHVTLELSNVATLPIVLHPGMKIGQLCFFQLSSAAEHPYGSSAKGSHYQGQRGPTASRSFQNFHRSGV, encoded by the coding sequence GTGCTGCTCTCCGACCGCGATATCTGTGCCCAGATCGACTCCGGCCGCGTCCGGCTCGACCCGTGGGACCCGAGCATGGTCCAACCCTCGAGCGTCGATGTCCGGCTGGACCGCTACTTCCGCCTGTTCGACAACCACAAGTACCCGGTGATCGACCCTGCCCAGGACCAGCCCGAGCTGACCCGCCTCGTCGAGGTCGAGCCCGAGGAGTCCTTCGTGCTGCACCCGGGGGAGTTCGTGCTCGGGTCGACCTACGAGGAGGTCAGCCTCCCGGACGACGTCGCGGCGCGCGTGGAGGGCAAGTCCTCCCTGGGCCGCCTCGGTCTGCTCACGCATGCCACCGCCGGCTTCGTGGATCCCGGGTTCACCGGCCACGTCACGCTCGAGCTCTCTAACGTGGCGACGCTGCCGATCGTGCTCCACCCGGGGATGAAGATCGGTCAGCTCTGCTTCTTCCAGCTCTCCAGCGCGGCCGAGCACCCCTATGGCTCGTCCGCAAAGGGTTCGCACTATCAGGGCCAGCGCGGCCCCACTGCCAGCCGCTCGTTCCAGAACTTCCACCGGTCCGGGGTCTGA
- a CDS encoding ABC transporter permease gives MSILGTDLTELLTLGGHHAWLAGIPLLLGLLISLPLGWLAVQRRWLFPPLVLGTGLLYTIPSLALFVLLPGILGTQILDPVNVIVAMTIYTVALLTRSVADGLSSVPEHVRQAATAMGYGPLRRFLSVELPMAVPVLSAGLRVVAVSNVSMVSVAALIGVSQLGMLFTDGFSRSDMGTLVVGVLACVLLALVFDLIILALTRVLTPWQRAVRA, from the coding sequence GTGAGCATCCTCGGCACGGACCTGACCGAGCTCCTGACGCTCGGGGGCCACCACGCCTGGCTCGCCGGCATACCCCTGCTGCTCGGCCTGCTCATCTCCCTGCCGCTGGGGTGGCTCGCGGTGCAGCGCCGCTGGCTGTTCCCACCGCTGGTCCTGGGCACCGGCCTGCTCTACACGATCCCCTCCCTGGCGCTGTTCGTGCTGCTGCCCGGCATCCTCGGCACCCAGATCCTCGACCCGGTAAACGTCATCGTGGCGATGACGATCTATACAGTTGCCCTGCTCACCCGCAGCGTCGCCGACGGACTGAGCTCGGTGCCGGAGCACGTGCGCCAGGCGGCGACGGCCATGGGCTACGGGCCGCTGCGCCGGTTCCTCTCCGTCGAGCTGCCGATGGCCGTGCCGGTGCTGTCGGCCGGTCTGCGGGTGGTGGCGGTCAGCAACGTCTCGATGGTCTCGGTGGCCGCGCTGATCGGGGTGTCCCAGCTCGGCATGCTGTTCACTGACGGCTTCTCCCGCTCCGACATGGGCACGCTCGTGGTCGGGGTGCTCGCTTGCGTGCTCCTGGCGCTGGTCTTTGACCTGATCATCCTGGCGCTGACCAGGGTCCTCACCCCGTGGCAGCGGGCGGTGCGCGCATGA
- a CDS encoding ABC transporter ATP-binding protein, with protein sequence MILLEGVTKQYGDAAPAVDNLTLEARTGEITVLVGPSGCGKTTSLRMINRMIEPTSGRILLDGKDTSQVPAAKLRRDIGYVIQHAGLFPHRTVLHNVMTVPRLNGWGRARAETRAREVLELVGLPGDFAARYPAQLSGGQQQRVGVARALASDPSVILMDEPFSAVDPIAREGLQDDLLRLQSELGTTIVLVTHDIDEAIKLGNRVAVLRQGGVLAQFSTPADLLAHPADDFVADFVGRDRGYRALSFQHADVPLHPEEPVAFGQPLGHREEPWLLAVDADSRPQGWIIPAEVGTGSIGPEHLHRAGTVAAEGGSLRSLLDAALSSPSGRGVVVRDGALVGTVRAQEVLTVIQNGSAPGAGDQHADTADR encoded by the coding sequence ATGATCCTGCTCGAGGGCGTGACCAAACAGTATGGCGACGCGGCACCTGCCGTGGACAACCTCACCCTCGAGGCCCGCACCGGTGAGATCACCGTGCTGGTCGGTCCGTCGGGTTGTGGCAAGACGACCTCGCTGCGGATGATCAACCGGATGATCGAGCCGACCAGCGGTCGCATCCTCCTCGACGGCAAGGACACCTCCCAGGTGCCCGCGGCGAAGTTGCGCCGCGACATCGGTTATGTCATCCAGCACGCCGGGCTCTTTCCACACCGCACCGTGCTGCACAACGTGATGACCGTGCCGCGCCTCAACGGCTGGGGCCGCGCCCGGGCCGAGACCCGGGCCCGGGAGGTCCTGGAGCTCGTGGGGCTGCCGGGAGACTTCGCCGCCCGCTATCCGGCGCAACTCTCCGGCGGGCAGCAGCAACGGGTCGGGGTGGCCCGGGCGCTGGCCTCCGACCCCTCTGTGATCCTGATGGACGAGCCGTTCAGCGCCGTCGACCCGATCGCCCGCGAGGGCCTGCAGGACGACCTGCTGCGGCTGCAGTCCGAGCTGGGCACCACGATCGTGCTGGTCACCCACGACATCGACGAGGCGATCAAACTGGGAAACCGGGTGGCAGTGCTGCGTCAGGGCGGGGTGCTCGCCCAGTTTTCCACCCCCGCAGACCTGTTGGCGCATCCGGCCGACGACTTCGTCGCAGACTTCGTCGGGCGGGACCGCGGCTACCGGGCCCTGAGCTTCCAGCACGCCGACGTCCCGCTGCACCCCGAGGAGCCGGTGGCCTTCGGCCAGCCGCTGGGCCACCGTGAGGAGCCCTGGCTGCTGGCAGTCGACGCTGACTCCCGGCCGCAGGGCTGGATCATCCCGGCCGAGGTCGGCACCGGCTCCATCGGACCTGAGCACCTGCACCGGGCCGGCACGGTGGCTGCCGAGGGCGGGTCGTTGCGCTCCCTGCTCGATGCCGCACTGTCCTCCCCGTCCGGACGAGGCGTCGTGGTGCGCGACGGAGCCCTGGTCGGCACCGTCCGGGCCCAGGAGGTGCTCACGGTGATCCAGAACGGCTCCGCCCCCGGGGCCGGTGACCAGCACGCAGACACGGCGGACCGGTGA
- the cutA gene encoding divalent-cation tolerance protein CutA, which yields MSDLTPAQRVPGTSALIEIHISVPEADAAHALAGDIVGRKLAACVQCLGPMTSVYTWRGEVHQSIEWLLLVKTTEEMFQEVSDLVAARHRYDVPEVIAVPVTHALSAYGAWVRDAIFAPTEVSH from the coding sequence ATGAGCGACCTCACGCCAGCCCAGCGAGTCCCTGGGACCAGCGCGCTCATCGAGATTCACATCAGTGTGCCGGAGGCCGACGCCGCCCACGCGCTGGCTGGTGACATCGTGGGGCGCAAGCTCGCCGCGTGCGTCCAGTGCCTGGGGCCGATGACGTCCGTCTACACCTGGCGCGGCGAGGTCCACCAGTCGATCGAGTGGCTGTTGCTGGTCAAGACGACCGAGGAGATGTTCCAGGAGGTCTCTGACCTGGTGGCGGCCAGGCACCGCTATGACGTGCCCGAGGTCATCGCGGTGCCGGTCACGCACGCCCTCAGTGCGTATGGCGCGTGGGTGCGCGATGCCATCTTCGCCCCGACCGAGGTCAGTCACTGA